The Cellulophaga sp. RHA19 genome includes the window CAACATTATAGCCGGTACTTGTTAAAAAGGATACTTGGCTATATATACACTCTTCATGAGATTCTGATACTTCAACTATTGCAATGAGCATAAATAATATTTTTATCAAAAATAAACAATAGTACTATTGTTTGTAGTAAAGTTAATACATTTGTTTTTTAATCATAATATATGAAGCCTCTTAAATACTACTTTTACACTTTGTTTAAAAGTAAAGACGATAGTAATTTAATACGCACAAAAAGTATTACAGATTCTTTTAATTATTTAACATCAATGCTAAAAAATAATAGAAAGTTATTTTTTGTTAGATTTGGTGATGGTGAGTTTTTAACGCTTATGAAACTGAATCATAGAAATTATAATTATAATGAAGGGCTTGAGTATGAGTTGCAAAAATCTTTTAAAATAAAGGATGAAAAGTACTTAATAGCCTGTCCTATAAATTATCCTTATGATGAGTTTCATGCGAGTGGAATTTATAAAAATTTTTCATGGCAAGAAAAAATGATATCAGTAATGAACGATAATAATTTGACCAGAGATGTTGTTTTTGAAAATCCATGTATTTTTCAGTGTATGGCAGTTTTTAAACCCAAAAAGCTTAAGTTTTTTTTAGATGAAGAAATAAGACCTTTAAAAAAAATGTTTATTGGGTCTACTAGTAAAGAAATTGCAGAGAAATTATATGGTAAAATAGATTTTTATGTTAAAATCCCAGTAAAACACGCGTATGAGACAATAGACTTATGGTGGCCTAATATTGAGGAAAATGCAAAAAAAGTAGATTTGATAATTCCATCTGCGGGTAGTTCATCAAATGCTATAGCCTTGCGTCTTTGGAATAACGGAATAGATTGTAAGGTAATAGATTTTGGTTCTATTATCGATGCTGTAGATAATAGAGTATCTAGAACATGGATAAGATTACAAGGTCATAAAGTTCAAAAAGTATTAAATATTAATCATCGTGATAAACTATCATTTAAAAAAAAGTTTTTATTTTTTAGAAAAGATATTAAGTTCTATTTTAGAAATCAGATAATGTAAATATTTAAAAAAAGTAAACACAAAAGGAAGCCCACAATTGTAATTGTGGGCTTTTTGTTTCTCTAACAGACATATACTATACAGCAACATCATACTCTCTTAAAGCATCATTTAAAGATGTTTTTTTGTTGGTACTTTCTTTACGTTTACCAATAATTAAAGCACAAGGTACGTTGTATTCACCAGCAGCAAACTTTTTAGTATAGCTACCAGGTATAACTACAGAACGTGCAGGTACTCTACCTTTCATTTCTACTGGAGTATCACCAGTAACATCTATAATTTTAGTACTCATTGTTAAAACAACATTAGCACCTAAAACAGCTTCTTTTTCTACTCTAACACCTTCTACAACTATACATCTAGACCCAATAAAAGCACCATCTTCTATAATTACAGGAGATGCTTGTAAAGGCTCTAAAACACCACCAATACCAACACCACCACTAAGGTGTACGTTTTTACCAATTTGAGCACAACTACCAACTGTAGCCCAAGTATCTACCATTGTACCTTCATCTACATAAGCGCCAATGTTTACATAACTAGGCATTAAAATAGTGCCAGGAGATATGTAAGCTCCGTGCCTTGCAACTGCATTAGGTACAACACGAATTCCTTTTTCTTTATAACCTCTTTTTAAAGGCATTTTATCATGGTATTCAAAAATACCAGCTTCTAATGTTTCCATTTTCTGAATAGGAAAATAAAGAACAACAGCTTTTTTTACCCACTCATTAATTTGCCAATCGCCTTCAACAGGCTCTGCACATCTAAGTTTTCCATTATCTATTAGGTCTATAACTTCTCTAATAGCATCTTGTGTAGCTGTTTCTTTTAGTAATTCTCGGTTATCCCAAGCAGCTTCTATAGTTTTCTGTAATTCTGTCATTTTTGTAAAAATCAATTTTAGCAAAGATAATAGGTGAGGCTTAATAATTTAATCAAATGTAAACATATAACAATTTATATATTATTTTTGCCAAAAAAAACAGTTTGGGTAGATTACTAGCTTTAGATTTTGGAAAAGTACGTACAGGTATAGCTGTAACAGATGAAATGCAAATAATAGCATCTGGGCTAACAACAGTTGAAACCAAAGATCTTTTAACATTTTTAAAGGATTATATTGCTAAAGAAAAGGTAGACAAAATTATAGTAGGAGAACCTAAACAGATGAATAATACCGCTTCTGAGTCCGAAGTGTTAATTGTACCTTTTTTAGTAAAACTTAAAACTATTTTTCCTAATATGCCAGTAGAAAGAGAAGATGAACGTTTTACATCTAAATTGGCATTTAAGACAATGATAGATAGTGGGTTAAATAAAAAACAGCGTAAAAATAAGGCACTGGTAGATGAAATTAGTGCTACAATTATTTTACAGTCTTATTTAAATAGAAATTAAAATTTTAATTGTTTTATTAAAACAATGTATAAAAATTAAGTAGTAATATGATTTTACCAATAACAGCATATGGCGACCCTGTGCTAAGAAAAAAAGCAAAAGATATAAACCAAGATCATCCTAAGTTAAAGGAGCTTTTAGAAAATATGTGGGAGACTATGTATAACGCTAGTGGCGTAGGTTTGGCTGCACCACAAATTGGTTTGCCGGTACGTATCTTTTTGGTTGACACAACTCCTTTTTCAGACGATGAAGATTTGTCTAAAGAAGAACAAAAAGCTTTAAGTGGCTTTAAAAAAGTATTTATTAATGCAAAAATTACTGAAGAAACAGGGGATGAGTGGTCTTTTAATGAAGGTTGCTTAAGTATACCAGATATTAGAGAAGATGTATCTAGAAAAGAAAATATTAAAATTACTTATTTAGATGAAAATTTCAAGGAGCACACAGAAGAGTATAACGGTTTATTAGCAAGGGTTATACAACACGAGTATGACCATATAGAAGGTATATTGTTTACAGACAAACTATCATCATTAAAGAAAAGGTTGTTAAAGAGTAAGTTAAGTAACATTTCTAAAGGAAAAATTAGAGTAGAATACAGAATGCGTTTTCCTGAAATGAAAAAAGGAAGATAGATTCCTTTTTTATCGATATAAAAAATATAATATTTGTAGAAGATTTATAAAGTAAAATATGAGTTTAGATAAAATTTTATCCATTTCTGGAAAACCAGGATTACACAAGTTGGTAACACAAACACGTACGGGTTTTATAGCAGAGTCTTTAATGGACGGAAAAAGAAGTACTGTTAATATGCGTACAAATGTTAGTGTTTTATCAGAAATTGCTATTTATACGTTAGAGGAAGAAGTTCCTTTAAGAGAGGTATTTAATAAAATACAAACAAAAGAAAACGGAGAAAAAACATCTGTTAAGCATAAAGATGACAAGTTAAAATTAGAAGAATATTTCTTTGAAGTTTTACCTAATTATGATGAAGATCGTGTGTATGCTAGTGACATTAAAAAAGTAATACAATGGTATAACTTATTACATGAACATGGTATTACAGATTTTTCTGAACCAGAGGAAAATAAAGAAACAGAAGAGTCTGCTGCAGAATAACAACAGAAACTTAAGTAAAAGAAAAAGGCAACATATAATTTATATGTTGCCTTTTTTTATTTAACTAAACTATTTTACCATTGGTCTACACTTTATAGCTTTCTATAGCAACCAAACTATTATTACGTTTAATTAACCTCAAATTTGCTACAGATTACAGTTTTAACCCCAAATAAAAAACAAGTAGTATGAGTGTAGAAGTTATTAATGTAGACAGTGAGATTAAAGGAGCTTTTTTTGATATGGCGCATACGCCAAGTGTAATATTTGATAAAAATATGGTATTCTTAGATATGAATGAAGCTGCCATATCTACTCTAAATATAAAAAAGGATGATTTTATTGGTAAATCTATTTTAGAAGCTTTTCCTTATTTAGAAGGTACAGAAAGATTAGAGTCATATAAAAAAGTAATAGAGACAGGAGTACCTATTAGCTTAGACGAAATATCTTTTTACACAGATGATAAAACTTTTGTTTTTATAGTTAGAGCCTTTAAAGTAGGTGAAGGTTTAGGGGTTACTACTTTAGATGTTACAAATTTAATAGCTACAATTGATAAATTAAAAGCTACACAAAATAATTTAGAAAAAGTAAATAAAAATCTTAAACAAAAAAACAAAGAATTAGAAGAGTTCTCTTATGTTGCAGCGCATGACCTTAGAGCTCCTCTAACCAATATGCAGAGCCTTTTTGGTATGTTAGAGTCTAGTAATGTAATTACTGATGAAGTAAAACCCATATTTGATAAGCTAAAATATGTTGGTAAACTTATGTGCGATAAGTTAAAAGCATTAAACAATGTAATAGCTTTAAAGTCTAGTTTAGAAGATAAAAAGGAGGTTGTAAATTTTAAAGAAGTAGTTGCAAAGATTAAAGCAATACATTCTGAAAAAATTATAAATACTAGAGCTATAATAAAGGAAGATTTTGCGGCTTACCCTAAAATTAATTACAATGCTGTACAATTTGAGAGCATTTTACATAATTTAATTTCTAACGCAATTAAGTATAAACATCCGCGTAGAAAACCAATAATTTCGGTTACAACACAATTAGAAGATAATAAACCAGTTTTAATAGTAAAGGATAATGGTTTAGGTTTTGATACCAGTAATGACTCAACTAAAGTTTTTGGGTTATTCAAAAGAATGCATACTCACGTAGAAGGTTTAGGAGTAGGCCTATACATACTACATTCCATAGTTGTAAATAATGGAGGTAAAGTGCTAGTAGAGAGTGAGGAAAACAAAGGAACTCAATTTAAAATATATTTTTAATGGAAGAAAAATTAACCAACTTATGTAAAATTCTACTAATTGAAGATGATGTAGTAACTAACTTTATAACAACTAGTAAGTTAAATAATTTAGGATATACAAATATAACAGCTGTAGAAAACGGTAAGGAAGCTATTGATTATTTAAAAGATAATAAGCCAGACTTAATTGTTTTAGATATTAATATGCCTATTATGGATGGTTTTGAGTTTATGGAGGTTAAAGAGCAAAGTTGTATTTGTATGGGAGTTCCCATTGTTATAGTAACTTCTTCTGGGAGACCATCAGATAAAGAAAAAGCAGAAACATTTTTAGATGTAATAAGCTATTTAGAAAAACCATTAAATTATGATAAATTACAAAAAATATTAAAGTCTTTAAGAGAGAGTTTAAAATAAAAAATGCCTTGTATTACACAAGGCATTTTAAATATTATAGATTATCCTCTTCTGCGTTCTAGTAAAATCATCATCATTAATCCTAGCATTATACGGTCGTCATCATCATTATCCATTTCTCCTTGCTTACTTAGCTCAAAGTTTCTACCAAAAAAAGAAGGCTTCTTTTTTAATTTTATAATAGATTTTCCTTGGTTGTCTTTAACCATATAAGACGGATTAAATAAATAACCTGTAAAGAAATTTAAGACAGGAATTTCGCCTAGCATAGAGTCAAATACCTTAACCCAAGGGTTTTCTTCGCTTATGTTATATTGTTGTTTTTGGTTTTCATCAATAATATTGTAATGTGCTTTCCAAATAGATCTCCACCCTTTACGAGCTACTTTACCAAATTCTTTTCCGTTTTCATCTTTAAAGGCATATGCTGCAGAAAAATCTAACCATTTATCTGCTTTTATGCTATAATTTACTTTTGTTTTAGATTCGTCATTGTAAATTTTAATCTCTTCTTTAAATTTAAACATCTTTTGTTTTACATAGGCAATAGTTTTACCAGTAGCATCTGTTGCTGTAAAATCATTAGAAAAAGTAGATATTTTAAACTGAAAAGTAACAGGAAATTGAATGTTTTGCATAAATTAAATATTCTAGGTTTATGATGTTGTAATGTATGTAATATAACTCTTACCTGTATTTCTTATTGCATAAAAAAACTAGACTTATTGTTTTGGTAACAAACTAAATCTAGTTTTTATAATAAATTTTATTTTTTTAATCTTTATCTATCTCTTTAAAAGTATGTTTGCTTTTTTTCCAATCTATTAATTTTGTTGGATAATATTTTACGTTCATCCTCTCTAAATAAGGGGCTTGGTTGGCTAATCTTATTTTATAGTCTTTCCAATTTCTATTTTCTTTTATGGTCCAGTTAAGCTCAGAGTAACCAATAATTCTAGGAAAAGCTAAATATTCTAACTCTTCAATATTGCTAATAGTCTCAGACCATAAAGGGGCTTCAATACCTAAAACCTGTTCTTTAGGTAATTCTTTTACAAATGTTTCTGGTGTCCATATATAAGCAGAATCTACAGGAATATATGTTGCCCAGTGCAAGCCGTGTTTAGATAACGTATCATACTGCATATCTAAATAAGCTTTTTTAGCTGGTGATAATATAATTTTCATCCCTTTTCCTAATGCCAATTTTGCATTTTTTTCGCTTCTCCAGAATTGAGCAACAGAATTACTACTAATATCTGTTGTAGCAATTTCATCCCATCCTATTGGTGTTTTTCCGTGACTTTCTACAATTTTAGAAACTTTTAAAATAAACTTTTTAAAATCTTTTTTCTTTGTAACGTGACTCTCATCTCCTCCTAAATGAAAATAAGGAGCAGGGGAAATAGCAGAAATTTCTCTTACAACATCATCTACAAAGGCATAAACAAGATCTTTATCTGTATCAAGAGTACTAAAGCCAACACGCATACCTGTATAAATTTTAGGCGTTTTTCCGTTGCCATTTAATTGCGGGTAAGCAACTGTAGCAGCGTTTGTGTGTCCTGGCATATCTACTTCTGGTACAATAATAATATGTCTTTCTTGAGCATAACGCACTAATTCTTTAAAATCTTCTTGGGTATAAAAACCTCCAGGACCACCGCCAACTTCTGTGCTAGCCCCAATTTCTGTTAATTTTGGCCAAGATTTAATTTCTATACGCCAGCCTTGGTCATCTGTTAAATGTAAGTGTAGAGCATTAAACTTATAGTAAGCTAAAATATCTATGTATTTTTTTACATCATCAACACTAAAAAAATGCCTAGCAACATCTAACATAGCACCTCTGTACTCGTAATTTGGTTGGTCAAGTATTTTTCCGCTAGGTATTAACCACATTTTGTGTGCTGTAAGGGTGTCATTACTTTCTTCTGGTATAATTTGCCTTAGAGTTTGTATACCTCTAAAAGCACCAGCAGCTGTTTTTGCATTAATAATTATAGAGTCTTGTGTAATATACATTTGGTAAGCCTCTTTATTATCTAACTCTAAGCTATCTGTTTTATTTATGTATATAATTTTAGATGTTTCAGGGTTTGTACTATTTACAGGAACCTCTAAGTTAATTTTTGAGCTAATTTTATTAGATAAAAAAGAACCCACTTGTTCAAAACCAGAATTTTTAGAGGTATAAATAGCCGTATTTTTATCTAATCCAAATGCACTATTAGTAGGTGTAACTTTTAGCGGTAAGGGAACCATACTTTCTGCAGATAAATCTGTAGTTGGGTAGTTAATAATTACTCTTTTTTCTTGGCAAGCAATTATCGTAAAAATGCCAATAAGGGTTAATAAGGTTCTAAATAAAATAGAATTTTTCATTTAAATTGGTTAGTTAATATAGTTTGTAATTACACTTTGCCAAATTTGGTATCCTTTGGCGTTCATATGTAGGTTGTCTTGGGTAAAAATATCTGGTTTTAACTGTTTGCCATTTAGCATAGGTTTCCAAACATCTACATAAGTTATGTTAGGGTTTTTCTTTGCTAAGTTTTTGTATTTTCTGTTTAGTTTTTTATAGTTTCTTTTTAGGTGCCACCTAGCAATACTAGGTTTAACAGAGATTAAAACAATTTGTGTATTGGTATTGGCTTTTTTTATTTTGTTAATTATTTCTGTTAGTTGTGATAGTACTAACTTGCAACTTCTATCACCTGCAATATCATTATCACCTTCATAAATAAAAACCTGCTTGGGGTTGTAATTTAAAATTAAATCATCTGTAAATAACAGTAAATCTTCGGTTGTAGAGCCACCAAAACCTGTGTTAATAATATTTTTATTAGGAAAATCTTGTTCTATAGTTTTCCAATATTTAATACTAGAACTGCCTGTAAAAACTATAGTAGGTTCTGTGCTATTACGTTTACTTTCATATTTTTTTTGAAGCTTTTGTACTTCATTGTAAAAACGATGTGTGGTTTGACTATGTCCTAAAAAGGATACAAATAAAAAAAGTGATAATAAAATTCTCATACTTTCAAATATAATGTTAATATAAGTTCTATGTTGTTGATGTGTGTTTATTTTTCGACAGGTAACGTACAT containing:
- a CDS encoding response regulator, whose product is MEEKLTNLCKILLIEDDVVTNFITTSKLNNLGYTNITAVENGKEAIDYLKDNKPDLIVLDINMPIMDGFEFMEVKEQSCICMGVPIVIVTSSGRPSDKEKAETFLDVISYLEKPLNYDKLQKILKSLRESLK
- a CDS encoding DUF5606 family protein gives rise to the protein MSLDKILSISGKPGLHKLVTQTRTGFIAESLMDGKRSTVNMRTNVSVLSEIAIYTLEEEVPLREVFNKIQTKENGEKTSVKHKDDKLKLEEYFFEVLPNYDEDRVYASDIKKVIQWYNLLHEHGITDFSEPEENKETEESAAE
- a CDS encoding PAS domain-containing sensor histidine kinase, whose protein sequence is MSVEVINVDSEIKGAFFDMAHTPSVIFDKNMVFLDMNEAAISTLNIKKDDFIGKSILEAFPYLEGTERLESYKKVIETGVPISLDEISFYTDDKTFVFIVRAFKVGEGLGVTTLDVTNLIATIDKLKATQNNLEKVNKNLKQKNKELEEFSYVAAHDLRAPLTNMQSLFGMLESSNVITDEVKPIFDKLKYVGKLMCDKLKALNNVIALKSSLEDKKEVVNFKEVVAKIKAIHSEKIINTRAIIKEDFAAYPKINYNAVQFESILHNLISNAIKYKHPRRKPIISVTTQLEDNKPVLIVKDNGLGFDTSNDSTKVFGLFKRMHTHVEGLGVGLYILHSIVVNNGGKVLVESEENKGTQFKIYF
- a CDS encoding GT-D fold domain-containing glycosyltransferase gives rise to the protein MKPLKYYFYTLFKSKDDSNLIRTKSITDSFNYLTSMLKNNRKLFFVRFGDGEFLTLMKLNHRNYNYNEGLEYELQKSFKIKDEKYLIACPINYPYDEFHASGIYKNFSWQEKMISVMNDNNLTRDVVFENPCIFQCMAVFKPKKLKFFLDEEIRPLKKMFIGSTSKEIAEKLYGKIDFYVKIPVKHAYETIDLWWPNIEENAKKVDLIIPSAGSSSNAIALRLWNNGIDCKVIDFGSIIDAVDNRVSRTWIRLQGHKVQKVLNINHRDKLSFKKKFLFFRKDIKFYFRNQIM
- a CDS encoding SGNH/GDSL hydrolase family protein gives rise to the protein MRILLSLFLFVSFLGHSQTTHRFYNEVQKLQKKYESKRNSTEPTIVFTGSSSIKYWKTIEQDFPNKNIINTGFGGSTTEDLLLFTDDLILNYNPKQVFIYEGDNDIAGDRSCKLVLSQLTEIINKIKKANTNTQIVLISVKPSIARWHLKRNYKKLNRKYKNLAKKNPNITYVDVWKPMLNGKQLKPDIFTQDNLHMNAKGYQIWQSVITNYIN
- a CDS encoding family 20 glycosylhydrolase — its product is MKNSILFRTLLTLIGIFTIIACQEKRVIINYPTTDLSAESMVPLPLKVTPTNSAFGLDKNTAIYTSKNSGFEQVGSFLSNKISSKINLEVPVNSTNPETSKIIYINKTDSLELDNKEAYQMYITQDSIIINAKTAAGAFRGIQTLRQIIPEESNDTLTAHKMWLIPSGKILDQPNYEYRGAMLDVARHFFSVDDVKKYIDILAYYKFNALHLHLTDDQGWRIEIKSWPKLTEIGASTEVGGGPGGFYTQEDFKELVRYAQERHIIIVPEVDMPGHTNAATVAYPQLNGNGKTPKIYTGMRVGFSTLDTDKDLVYAFVDDVVREISAISPAPYFHLGGDESHVTKKKDFKKFILKVSKIVESHGKTPIGWDEIATTDISSNSVAQFWRSEKNAKLALGKGMKIILSPAKKAYLDMQYDTLSKHGLHWATYIPVDSAYIWTPETFVKELPKEQVLGIEAPLWSETISNIEELEYLAFPRIIGYSELNWTIKENRNWKDYKIRLANQAPYLERMNVKYYPTKLIDWKKSKHTFKEIDKD
- the def gene encoding peptide deformylase, encoding MILPITAYGDPVLRKKAKDINQDHPKLKELLENMWETMYNASGVGLAAPQIGLPVRIFLVDTTPFSDDEDLSKEEQKALSGFKKVFINAKITEETGDEWSFNEGCLSIPDIREDVSRKENIKITYLDENFKEHTEEYNGLLARVIQHEYDHIEGILFTDKLSSLKKRLLKSKLSNISKGKIRVEYRMRFPEMKKGR
- a CDS encoding 2,3,4,5-tetrahydropyridine-2,6-dicarboxylate N-succinyltransferase encodes the protein MTELQKTIEAAWDNRELLKETATQDAIREVIDLIDNGKLRCAEPVEGDWQINEWVKKAVVLYFPIQKMETLEAGIFEYHDKMPLKRGYKEKGIRVVPNAVARHGAYISPGTILMPSYVNIGAYVDEGTMVDTWATVGSCAQIGKNVHLSGGVGIGGVLEPLQASPVIIEDGAFIGSRCIVVEGVRVEKEAVLGANVVLTMSTKIIDVTGDTPVEMKGRVPARSVVIPGSYTKKFAAGEYNVPCALIIGKRKESTNKKTSLNDALREYDVAV
- the ruvX gene encoding Holliday junction resolvase RuvX, producing MGRLLALDFGKVRTGIAVTDEMQIIASGLTTVETKDLLTFLKDYIAKEKVDKIIVGEPKQMNNTASESEVLIVPFLVKLKTIFPNMPVEREDERFTSKLAFKTMIDSGLNKKQRKNKALVDEISATIILQSYLNRN